A part of Limibacillus halophilus genomic DNA contains:
- a CDS encoding carbon-nitrogen hydrolase family protein — protein sequence MVTTDKKREVEVLVVQCGGADPVPEKNVEANIKLVYEAVKDRKPHFIVFTELSNTQYFCGYNDPKWFGLAEPIDGPSVTRMREVAKDIGCYILFTFYEKGFVKGEYFNSLAVIDPRGELVPGTLPDGRQVKCYRKCHIPDQYSYSPGLNERYYFKGGPGLPVFDTDHGRIGSLICYERSFPEGWRVLALHGAEIIFVPTAAWGNYRADSWGFELRTTAVQNGVFVVAPNKGGSEITEGERIFYGHSIVYSPMGELLAEGPKQQGPATIWATLDMSEVERHGRRYTFFRDRRPELYSSLADVSRNGY from the coding sequence ATGGTGACCACTGATAAGAAGCGTGAGGTCGAGGTACTTGTCGTTCAGTGCGGCGGTGCCGACCCGGTTCCCGAAAAGAATGTCGAGGCTAACATCAAGCTCGTTTACGAAGCAGTGAAGGATAGGAAACCGCACTTCATCGTATTCACTGAGCTTTCAAACACCCAGTATTTTTGCGGCTACAACGACCCCAAGTGGTTTGGCCTCGCCGAGCCGATCGATGGCCCGAGTGTGACGCGTATGCGCGAAGTCGCCAAAGATATCGGCTGCTACATCCTTTTCACATTCTATGAAAAGGGATTCGTAAAGGGAGAGTACTTCAACAGCCTTGCAGTGATTGATCCGCGCGGCGAGCTCGTGCCCGGCACTTTGCCGGACGGTCGTCAGGTCAAGTGCTATCGTAAGTGCCATATCCCCGATCAGTACAGCTACTCACCGGGCCTCAACGAGCGCTACTACTTCAAGGGCGGCCCGGGTCTGCCGGTTTTTGACACCGACCACGGCCGAATCGGCTCGTTGATCTGCTACGAGCGCTCCTTCCCCGAGGGCTGGCGTGTTCTGGCGCTGCATGGTGCGGAAATCATCTTCGTACCGACCGCTGCCTGGGGCAATTATCGCGCCGACAGTTGGGGGTTCGAATTGCGTACCACGGCTGTTCAGAATGGCGTCTTCGTGGTGGCTCCGAACAAGGGTGGGTCGGAGATAACCGAGGGCGAGCGAATTTTCTACGGACATAGCATTGTCTATAGCCCAATGGGCGAATTGTTGGCTGAGGGGCCGAAGCAACAGGGTCCGGCAACCATCTGGGCAACCCTGGATATGTCCGAGGTCGAGCGCCATGGGCGCCGTTACACCTTTTTCCGCGATCGGCGGCCGGAGCTCTATAGCTCGCTCGCCGACGTGTCCCGCAATGGTTACTGA
- the npdG gene encoding NADPH-dependent F420 reductase, whose protein sequence is MSSNKPSVAVIGGTGALGGGIAYRLTLAGYRVILGSRDAARAAEASQALNARVGGGMAVGASNRDAAEKCEVVILAVPFSTHEEILTDIAGQLEGKVVVDTTVPLVPPKVSTVQVTQTGSPAARTAEVLGDKAQVVSAMQNVAADKLASGEDVACDVLVTGNNGDAKATVITLITDMGMRGIDAGPLANSIAAEALTSILIGLNRRYKVKGAGIQITGLETAS, encoded by the coding sequence ATGTCGTCGAACAAACCGAGTGTTGCTGTAATCGGTGGTACGGGGGCGCTCGGTGGCGGCATCGCCTATCGCCTGACGTTAGCGGGTTATCGCGTGATCCTTGGATCGCGCGATGCCGCTAGGGCCGCTGAGGCCTCGCAGGCGTTGAACGCACGTGTTGGAGGGGGTATGGCTGTCGGAGCCTCCAACCGAGACGCGGCGGAAAAGTGTGAGGTGGTCATTCTGGCTGTGCCTTTCTCCACGCATGAGGAAATTCTGACCGATATTGCCGGGCAGTTGGAAGGAAAGGTTGTGGTCGATACGACCGTTCCACTTGTGCCGCCAAAGGTGTCGACCGTCCAGGTTACACAGACGGGGTCGCCGGCAGCCCGGACAGCGGAAGTTCTGGGTGATAAGGCGCAGGTCGTCTCTGCCATGCAGAATGTTGCCGCCGACAAGTTGGCAAGTGGTGAAGACGTTGCTTGCGACGTGCTGGTCACCGGTAACAACGGCGACGCCAAAGCCACAGTGATCACCTTGATTACCGACATGGGTATGCGCGGAATCGACGCCGGTCCCCTGGCAAATAGCATCGCCGCCGAGGCCTTGACATCGATTCTGATAGGCTTGAACCGTCGGTACAAAGTAAAGGGCGCAGGTATCCAAATCACTGGTCTGGAAACTGCATCCTAG
- a CDS encoding LLM class flavin-dependent oxidoreductase has protein sequence MDVGVFLGTQHLPDANIRQEFENHLVQTRAIRDAGFDALWLAQHYLTYPDQFLQTTPMMARLAAETGDMTLGTNIFVLPLHNIIDVAEQYATLDIITGGKLIFGAALGYRDIEYNNFGVDRKRRAKLFDEQIDALKLLWEEDNATFEGEFVKFENISIRPRPLQRPRPPIWLGAAADPAIKRAAIKGDAWIATSVTQYDAVKEQVGLYHQVRKDAGLPRHPEGITKCVELYCAPTKAEAMEMGAPFMANKYKAYYSWGMGKNVPGVSGEDLPLEELIKGRFVVGDPEECIAECQRHRDELECSHLLVRMNFPGMPLENVLKGIKLFGEEVLPHIR, from the coding sequence ATGGATGTAGGCGTTTTTCTGGGCACGCAGCACTTGCCCGATGCGAATATTCGTCAGGAATTCGAGAACCACCTCGTGCAAACCAGAGCGATTAGGGACGCTGGATTCGATGCCCTTTGGCTCGCACAGCATTACCTGACCTACCCGGATCAGTTCTTGCAGACGACGCCGATGATGGCGCGCCTCGCGGCAGAAACCGGCGATATGACGCTGGGCACCAACATTTTCGTCCTTCCGCTGCACAACATCATCGACGTGGCAGAGCAGTATGCCACGCTGGATATCATCACCGGTGGCAAGTTGATCTTCGGCGCCGCCCTGGGGTATCGGGACATCGAGTACAACAATTTCGGCGTCGACCGGAAGCGCCGCGCAAAGTTGTTCGACGAGCAGATCGATGCACTGAAGCTGTTGTGGGAAGAGGACAACGCCACCTTCGAAGGTGAGTTCGTGAAATTCGAGAACATCTCGATCCGCCCGCGCCCCTTGCAGCGCCCCCGTCCGCCCATCTGGCTGGGTGCGGCCGCTGATCCGGCCATCAAGCGTGCGGCGATCAAGGGCGATGCTTGGATTGCAACGTCCGTCACGCAGTATGATGCCGTGAAGGAGCAAGTCGGTCTTTATCATCAGGTTCGCAAGGATGCCGGCCTACCGAGGCATCCGGAGGGAATCACCAAGTGCGTCGAGCTTTACTGCGCGCCTACCAAGGCCGAAGCCATGGAGATGGGCGCACCCTTCATGGCCAACAAGTATAAAGCCTACTATTCCTGGGGCATGGGCAAGAACGTGCCGGGCGTATCCGGCGAGGACCTGCCGCTTGAGGAGTTGATCAAGGGGCGTTTCGTCGTTGGTGACCCGGAAGAGTGCATTGCCGAGTGCCAGCGCCATCGTGACGAGCTCGAGTGCTCGCACTTGCTGGTGCGTATGAACTTCCCGGGTATGCCGCTGGAGAACGTGCTGAAAGGCATCAAGCTCTTCGGTGAAGAGGTTCTGCCGCATATCCGCTAA
- the cofE gene encoding coenzyme F420-0:L-glutamate ligase: MGPAAVTLSAIGGIPIVEPGDDIAALLIAGLNHNGITLQDNDVLVVAQKIISKAEGRFVDLRAVEPSPQARDYADRAGKDPRVVELILAESTEVLRCVPGVIIVAHRLGHVAANAGIDQSNVQKADGKEPVLLLPVDPDDSASRLKQALDRHFGVRVAVIINDSVGRAWRLGTVGMALGVAGLPALVDKVNQPDLFGRKLESTQIGFADELAAAASLVMGQADEGQPAVLLRGVIWDQTSSSSRALLRPVNADLFR, encoded by the coding sequence ATGGGGCCTGCAGCAGTCACCTTGAGCGCAATAGGCGGTATACCGATCGTCGAACCGGGAGATGATATCGCTGCGCTCTTGATTGCGGGTCTGAACCACAACGGCATTACCCTTCAGGACAATGACGTTTTGGTCGTTGCGCAGAAAATCATCTCAAAGGCCGAGGGCCGCTTCGTCGATCTGCGCGCTGTTGAGCCAAGTCCGCAGGCCCGAGATTATGCAGATCGGGCGGGCAAGGACCCGCGCGTTGTCGAATTGATTCTGGCTGAGTCGACAGAGGTTCTGCGCTGCGTTCCGGGTGTTATCATCGTGGCGCATCGATTGGGACATGTCGCGGCAAACGCGGGCATTGATCAGTCCAACGTACAAAAGGCGGATGGTAAAGAGCCCGTACTTCTTCTTCCGGTGGATCCGGACGACTCCGCTTCGCGCCTGAAACAAGCCCTTGATCGCCATTTTGGCGTTCGCGTTGCAGTGATCATCAATGATAGCGTCGGCCGCGCTTGGCGTTTGGGCACCGTGGGCATGGCGCTGGGGGTTGCCGGGCTCCCGGCACTGGTTGATAAGGTGAACCAGCCGGACTTGTTCGGCCGCAAGCTGGAATCCACACAGATAGGGTTTGCCGATGAACTGGCGGCTGCGGCATCGCTGGTCATGGGACAGGCCGACGAAGGCCAGCCCGCGGTGTTGCTACGCGGCGTCATCTGGGAT